In one window of Hyla sarda isolate aHylSar1 chromosome 1, aHylSar1.hap1, whole genome shotgun sequence DNA:
- the LOC130277805 gene encoding olfactory receptor 10A7-like → MAQKNGTQFTEFILLGFSANRQPFLFTIFLIIYFLTIMGNMMIIVTVTLDQQLHSPMYLFLRSLSFTEVFYISVTVPRMLRDFLHSDKSISFIACAAQLYFFCFLGTTECFLLAFMAYDRFVAICHPLRYMTIMSKTKCLELSLGSWMSGILLSLIQISYVFSLPYCSSNVIDHFFCDILPVVKLACTDTFANEIAILIYSSLVIPLPFLLVLVSYVCIIKSVLKIPSAIGRKKTFSTCGSHLTSVTLFYGTATVTYLKTKSIQTYVGAKLISLLYIVLIPMLNPLIYSLRNSVIKNAMRKLIKL, encoded by the coding sequence ATGGCTCAAAAAAATGGGACACAATTTACTGAATTCATTCTCTTGGGTTTTTCTGCAAACCGTCAACCATTCCTCTTTACAATCTttctaataatttattttttgacCATAATGGGAAACATGATGATAATTGTAACTGTGACCTTAGATCAACAGCTCCACTCCCCAATGTATCTTTTCCTCCGCAGTTTGTCCTTTACGGAAGTCTTCTATATTTCGGTAACAGTCCCTCGGATGCTTAGAGACTTTTTACATTCGGATAAAAGCATCTCATTCATAGCGTGTGCTGCTCAGCTTTACTTTTTCTGTTTCCTTGGTACAACAGAATGTTTTCTTCTTGCTTTCATGGCATATGATCGATTTGTAGCGATTTGTCATCCACTTCGCTATATGACCATAATGTCTAAAACTAAGTGTTTGGAACTTTCTTTGGGATCTTGGATGTCTGGGATCTTGTTGTCTTTGATCCAGATTTCCTATGTTTTTAGTTTGCCTTACTGTTCTTCAAATGTTATAGACCACTTCTTTTGTGACATACTGCCGGTGGTAAAGCTGGCCTGTACTGACACCTTTGCTAATGAGATTGCTATTTTGATATATAGCTCTCTGGTTATTCCTTTACCGTTCCTGTTAGTTCTGGTCTCctatgtttgcatcattaaaAGTGTGCTAAAAATTCCTTCCGCTATTGGGAGAAAAAAGACATTTTCTACATGTGGGTCTCATCTTACATCTGTGACTTTATTCTATGGAACAGCCACTGTGACCTATCTTAAGACAAAATCTATTCAAACCTATGTAGGAGCAAAATTAATATCTCTTCTGTACATTGTTCTAATCCCTATGCTTAACCCTTTAATATACAGTTTGAGGAATTCAGTCATTAAGAATGCTATGAGGAAgttaataaaa